One Polypterus senegalus isolate Bchr_013 chromosome 10, ASM1683550v1, whole genome shotgun sequence DNA segment encodes these proteins:
- the csdc2a gene encoding cold shock domain-containing protein C2a, with translation MADPGLPSPTQPLQSPRTPLSLSFPFLREGSRVWERGPPLLGDLPSPLPTKRTRTYSATARASAGPVYKGMCKNFSRSQGHGFITPADGGDDIFVHISDIEGEYVPIEGDEVSYKVCPIPPKNQKIQAVEVAITHLVPGTKHETWSGQIISS, from the exons ATGGCGGACCCGGGTCTGCCATCACCCACACAGCCCTTACAGTCACCTCGCACcccactttctctctctttccctttTCTGAGAGAGGGCAGCCGGGTGTGGGAAAGGGGTCCACCACTCTTGGGGGACCTGCCCAGTCCATTACCCACAAAGCGCACCAGGACTTACTCTGC CACTGCCAGGGCCTCAGCTGGCCCTGTTTACAAGGGCATGTGCAAAAACTTCTCAAGATCACAAGGCCACGGCTTCATCACACCAGCTGACGGTGGAGATGACATTTTCGTCCACATTTCAGA CATTGAGGGAGAATACGTACCTATCGAAGGAGACGAGGTGTCTTACAAGGTCTGTCCTATTCCACCCAAGAACCAGAAGATCCAGGCAGTGGAGGTTGCGATCACACACCTGGTTCCCGGGACAAAACATGAGACCTGGTCGGGTCAGATTATCAGCTCATAG